Proteins encoded together in one Micromonospora auratinigra window:
- a CDS encoding LacI family DNA-binding transcriptional regulator has product MTRIDDVARLAGVSTATVSRALRGLPTVSAATRRRVQAAAEQLQYAVSPSASRLAGGKTGTVAVVVPRITRWFFATVVEAVEEHLHQNGYDLLLHNLGGREQMRRRVLRTASLHKRVDAVILVATPLRPADVTALTKLDLPGVTISSGSEVPGWPCVRIDDVAAARTATRHLLDLGHTRIAHISGDPDDELAFTTHLDRRRGYQEALRAAGLRPDPGLDVESQFTIDGGTRATAELLARGEPPTAIFAACDEMAMGAMTALRDAGLRVPQDVSVIGVDDHDLAGVLGLSTIAQPAAEQGALAARILLDPLGGRAEPYPGLVPVPRGADADGAPPPPVILPTRLVVRESTAPPRAH; this is encoded by the coding sequence ATGACCAGGATTGACGACGTCGCCCGACTCGCCGGGGTCTCCACCGCCACCGTCTCGCGGGCGTTGCGCGGCCTCCCGACGGTCTCGGCCGCGACGCGGCGGCGGGTGCAGGCCGCCGCCGAGCAGCTCCAGTACGCGGTCTCGCCGAGCGCGTCCCGGCTGGCCGGCGGGAAGACCGGCACGGTCGCGGTGGTGGTCCCCCGGATCACCCGCTGGTTCTTCGCCACCGTGGTCGAAGCGGTCGAGGAACACCTCCACCAGAACGGCTACGACCTGCTGCTCCACAACCTCGGCGGGCGCGAGCAGATGCGGCGCCGGGTACTGCGCACGGCCAGCCTGCACAAGCGGGTGGACGCGGTCATCCTGGTCGCCACCCCGCTGCGCCCGGCCGACGTGACCGCGCTGACCAAGCTCGACCTGCCGGGCGTGACGATCAGCTCCGGCAGCGAGGTGCCCGGCTGGCCCTGCGTCCGCATCGACGACGTGGCCGCCGCGCGGACCGCGACCCGACACCTGCTCGACCTGGGCCACACCCGGATCGCGCACATCTCCGGTGACCCGGACGACGAGCTGGCCTTCACCACCCACCTGGACCGGCGGCGCGGTTACCAGGAGGCGCTGCGGGCGGCAGGGCTCCGCCCGGACCCGGGCCTGGACGTCGAGTCCCAGTTCACCATCGACGGCGGCACCCGGGCCACCGCCGAACTGCTGGCCCGGGGCGAGCCGCCGACCGCGATCTTCGCCGCCTGCGACGAGATGGCGATGGGCGCGATGACCGCGCTGCGCGACGCGGGACTGCGGGTGCCGCAGGACGTCAGCGTGATCGGCGTCGACGACCACGACCTGGCCGGGGTGCTCGGGCTGAGCACGATCGCCCAGCCGGCCGCCGAGCAGGGGGCGCTCGCCGCGCGGATCCTGCTCGACCCGCTCGGCGGCCGGGCCGAGCCGTACCCGGGACTGGTGCCGGTCCCGCGCGGCGCGGACGCCGACGGCGCCCCGCCGCCGCCGGTGATCCTGCCCACTCGCCTGGTGGTGCGCGAGTCGACCGCGCCGCCCCGGGCACACTGA